One genomic window of Mycteria americana isolate JAX WOST 10 ecotype Jacksonville Zoo and Gardens chromosome 6, USCA_MyAme_1.0, whole genome shotgun sequence includes the following:
- the ATOH7 gene encoding transcription factor ATOH7, which translates to MKTCKSSHLDSGVESDIQCRSGPGCVVKCSSERMENAAKRRLAANARERRRMQGLNTAFDRLRKVVPQWGQDKKLSKYETLQMALSYIMALTRILAEAERYSTEREWISVHCEHFHPESYHHYTGQKMAMDSDPYAQRIFSYHPEHFQIAN; encoded by the coding sequence ATGAAAACCTGTAAATCCAGTCATTTGGATTCAGGCGTAGAATCAGACATCCAGTGCAGAAGTGGACCAGGCTGTGTTGTGAAGTGCAGTTCAGAAAGGATGGAGAATGCTGCAAAAAGAAGACTGGCTGCCAATGCCAGGGAGAGAAGACGGATGCAAGGACTGAACACAGCCTTTGATCGTTTGAGAAAGGTGGTTCCACAGTGGGGTCAAGATAAGAAGCTGTCCAAGTATGAGACCCTTCAGATGGCTTTGAGTTATATCATGGCTCTTACTAGAATACTTGCCGAAGCAGAAAGATACAGTACTGAAAGAGAATGGATTAGCGTTCACTGTGAACACTTTCATCCGGAGAGCTACCACCATTACACGGGACAAAAAATGGCAATGGACAGTGATCCTTACGCACAGCGAATATTCAGCTATCACCCTGAACACTTTCAAATAGCTAATTAG